TTTATAGGGAAGCTTTCCTGGTTTCCTGATGGGCACGAAACCCGCATTGAGTTTTTGGGCTAAAAGGGTTCCGAAGAAAAATCCGCGGGATTCAATAGCCGCAACTTTGTCAATTTTTTGATGATCTATTAATACCAATAATTGTTGAACACAATGTTCAACCGCATCACTGCTTGCAAGTAGTGGAGTTATGTCCTTAAAATTAACTCCAGCTTTTGGAAAATTTTCAATATTTCGAATATATTCAGATAAATTCATTTTTTACAGCATTAATTTGCCTTGCAATTTAAAAAGAAATATATTTGCACCCGCTTAAAGCAAAATATATTACGGCCTCGTGGCGCAACTGAATAGCGCATCTGATTACGGCTCAGAAGGTTCCAGGTTTGAATCCTGGCGAGGTCACAAGTAAAAAAACCACGTTTTTGAAAACGTGGTTTTTTTATGGCTTAATTTTCACAAAAACTTCAGAATTTTTAAGTATTTTGGTTTCCCTAAAAACCACCAAAATGACTAAAATAGTAAAAGACTCCGACAACGAAAAAGAAAGAGACTATATACTTCAGGACAATAAAAAAACCCGCTTTGGCGCAGGTTTCATAATTACCGTATTGATTATTTTAGTAATAGCCGTTATTATTTCCGGGTTTTACTTTGAGTGGTTTTAAATAATCTCCGCGCTCAATCCAGCTTCCAATAGCATAGTGCAGCGCGGTTTTAATTCGTTGAACTCACCTGTTTTTACCGTACATTTTCCTTTATAATGCACAATGATGGAACACTGCTCAGCCTGTTCTGGGGTGTGCTCACAAGCAAAAATCAAACTGTTTATTACATGATCAAAAGTGTTTACATCATCATTGTAAAGCACAATTTCATTGAGGTTGCTCTCCTTTTCTACAACCTCTACATCTTCTTGGATTTTTTCTCTGGTACTCATAATATCTTTGTAAAATTCCTAAAACCAATGAAATTTACTAAATTTTAAACTTAGCCGCAACCCATTTGTTTTTCTCCTTGTTTTCAACGAAAGTAAACCCCAGATTATTGCAAGTTTCTTTAATAATTGGCAAATCTTCTTCGTAAAATCCGCTTAGGTAAAGTTCTCCGCCTTTAGCCAAACATTTTCTGTAAGCCTCCATATCGTTCAAAAGAATGTTTCTGTTGATGTTGGCGATAATGATATCGTATTTTTTTTCAACCAATAAAGAAGCATCCCCTAGAAATACTGAAATATTATCGCAATTGTTTCTTTGAATATTTTCCAAGGAATTCTCAAAACACCACTGGTCAATATCAATGGCATCCAATTTTGAAGCGCCGCGCATTTCGGCCAAAATTGCCAAAACAGCAGTTCCGCAACCCATATCAAGCACAGATTTTCCTTCAAAATTGTTTTCCAAAATAAACTGGAGCATCATAAAAGTAGTCTCGTGGTGGCCCGTTCCAAAAGACATTTTGGGTTCAATTACTATTTCGTACTCAAAATTTTTATTTGGGTGAAATGGCGCGAGGACGGTACATTTTCCGTCAACTTCAATGGGGTTAAAGTTTTTTTCCCATTCAGAATTCCAGTTGATCTGTTCTATTTCTGAAAAAGTATATTCTATTTTGAATTCCTCAGATTTCAAAATATGAATAGCATCCAAAATATTTTGGTTCCATTCTTCCTTTTGAATATAGGCCGTAACGCCTTCCTCGGTTTCAACAAAACTTTCAAAACCTGCATACCCCAATTCGGCAATCAAAATTTCGGTACCGGGTTGGAGCGGCCTCACTTTAAAATCATAACCTATATAAACTTGCGACATTAAAATGAATTTACAATTTTCATAAAACTTTCAACCTTTAGGGAAGCCCCACCAATTAAGCCTCCGTCAACATCATCTTGCCCAAAGATTTCCGAAGCATTGTCCGGTTTTACACTTCCGCCGTAAAGTATTGAAACCTCATCGGCTATTGTTTTTGAATAATTCTCAGCCATGGTCTTTCTTATGAATTCGTGCATTTCCTGAGCCTGTTCGGGACTTGCGGTTTCACCAGTACCAATGGCCCAAACGGGTTCGTAAGCAATAATAATATTTTCCCAAGCTTCGTCAGCAATATGGAAAAGACCCTCGGAAAGTTGCGTTTTTATTAATTCGAAATGGTTTCCATTCTTTCGGTCGTCCAATTCCTCACCGATACAGAAAATAATGGTCATTTGGTTTTCTAGCGCCGTATTTACTTTTTCGGCAAGTATCGCGTTGTCTTCATTAAAATACGCACGTCGCTCGCTGTGGCCCAAAATAACGGTGCTTGCTCCTACACTTTTCAACATTTTTGCGGAAATTTCACCCGTAAACGCGCCTTCGTTGCTCTGGTGCATATTCTGTGCGGCAAGCGCTACAGGATGCTCGCGCAAGGACCGGAAGGTATGGTTCAAACTCGTAAACGGCGGCGCTATCATAATTACTACATCGTCTGGAAATACCTGCTTTTTCAATTCCACCAAAAACATTTCTGTTTCAGCCAAATCGTTGTTCATTTTCCAATTTCCAGCTACTATTTTTTTTCTCATTTCAATGCTTTTAAAAGATTTTCATCATTAGTTTCAATGGCTTTATAAAGGCTGATTTCGCCTTCGGGATTCACAACCATATATCTGGGAATCCAGTCTAAGTCTATGGAAGAACAAAAATCGCCCTTCCATCCTGCTGGGATAAAGTAGTTTTCGCCCACAACGCCGTATTTTTCAATGCCGTGTTTCCAGCTTT
The Aequorivita iocasae genome window above contains:
- a CDS encoding adenine phosphoribosyltransferase: MNLSEYIRNIENFPKAGVNFKDITPLLASSDAVEHCVQQLLVLIDHQKIDKVAAIESRGFFFGTLLAQKLNAGFVPIRKPGKLPYKTLKEPYQLEYGLDALEIHEDAIKSGERVLLHDDVLATGGTARAACNLIEQLGGEIVQCNFLLELEFLNGIKKLRSHPVKSLLKY
- a CDS encoding ATP-dependent Clp protease adaptor ClpS, with amino-acid sequence MSTREKIQEDVEVVEKESNLNEIVLYNDDVNTFDHVINSLIFACEHTPEQAEQCSIIVHYKGKCTVKTGEFNELKPRCTMLLEAGLSAEII
- the tpiA gene encoding triose-phosphate isomerase, whose product is MRKKIVAGNWKMNNDLAETEMFLVELKKQVFPDDVVIMIAPPFTSLNHTFRSLREHPVALAAQNMHQSNEGAFTGEISAKMLKSVGASTVILGHSERRAYFNEDNAILAEKVNTALENQMTIIFCIGEELDDRKNGNHFELIKTQLSEGLFHIADEAWENIIIAYEPVWAIGTGETASPEQAQEMHEFIRKTMAENYSKTIADEVSILYGGSVKPDNASEIFGQDDVDGGLIGGASLKVESFMKIVNSF
- the prmA gene encoding 50S ribosomal protein L11 methyltransferase; the encoded protein is MSQVYIGYDFKVRPLQPGTEILIAELGYAGFESFVETEEGVTAYIQKEEWNQNILDAIHILKSEEFKIEYTFSEIEQINWNSEWEKNFNPIEVDGKCTVLAPFHPNKNFEYEIVIEPKMSFGTGHHETTFMMLQFILENNFEGKSVLDMGCGTAVLAILAEMRGASKLDAIDIDQWCFENSLENIQRNNCDNISVFLGDASLLVEKKYDIIIANINRNILLNDMEAYRKCLAKGGELYLSGFYEEDLPIIKETCNNLGFTFVENKEKNKWVAAKFKI